One genomic segment of Methanococcus voltae PS includes these proteins:
- a CDS encoding TIGR00375 family protein gives MIANIDLHLHSKYSMGTSKFMSIENIVKYGKLKGLDIIGTGDCLNPKWLDEIKNHLNDNLVLTTEVEDKFRVHHLIILPNLGQTAELIDYFSKYSKNISYEGRPNVSLDGKQIMDIVKDLGGLIGPAHVFTPWTSLYKTYDSVYDCYGKKPDYIELGLSADTDMADMVEELRDIPFLSNSDAHSFYPHRMGREFNQMEISSVGDVEHNFEEIKNAIKNNKIVANYGLDPNLGKYHTTACTRCYLRYDIDDAIKFKFKCKECGGTIKKGVLERSGELSKDNKVIHPSFRPPYHKIIPLAEIISFSIDKGINTKSVQTLYDKYLGNFKNEIEILTKSDIHELKAIHETVGQTIEKFRNNTINIYPGGGGEYGYISKNPVKIKRYEQKTTLENWMG, from the coding sequence ATGATAGCAAACATCGATTTACACTTACATTCAAAATATTCAATGGGAACCTCTAAATTCATGAGTATAGAAAATATTGTAAAATATGGAAAGTTAAAAGGTTTGGACATAATTGGAACAGGGGACTGTTTAAATCCAAAATGGTTGGATGAGATAAAAAACCATTTAAATGACAATCTGGTATTAACAACCGAAGTAGAGGACAAATTTAGAGTTCATCATTTAATAATCTTGCCTAATTTGGGTCAAACAGCCGAGTTAATAGATTATTTTTCAAAATACTCTAAAAATATAAGTTATGAAGGTAGACCAAATGTTTCGTTGGACGGTAAGCAAATAATGGATATTGTAAAGGATTTGGGTGGTCTAATAGGTCCCGCACACGTTTTTACACCCTGGACTAGTCTTTATAAAACATACGATTCAGTTTATGACTGTTATGGTAAAAAACCAGATTATATTGAATTGGGGTTATCTGCAGATACCGATATGGCAGACATGGTCGAAGAACTACGGGATATACCTTTTTTAAGTAATTCTGACGCACATTCTTTTTATCCTCATAGAATGGGTAGGGAATTTAATCAAATGGAAATTTCTAGTGTTGGAGATGTTGAACATAATTTTGAAGAAATTAAGAATGCGATAAAAAATAATAAAATAGTTGCTAATTATGGTTTAGACCCTAATTTGGGTAAATACCATACAACGGCATGCACTAGATGCTATTTAAGATATGATATTGACGACGCAATTAAATTCAAATTCAAATGTAAAGAATGTGGGGGCACTATTAAGAAAGGAGTACTAGAACGTTCTGGGGAGCTTTCCAAGGACAATAAAGTAATTCATCCTAGTTTTAGACCTCCTTATCATAAAATAATACCTTTGGCTGAAATAATATCGTTTTCAATAGATAAAGGTATAAATACAAAATCTGTTCAAACTTTATATGATAAATACTTGGGTAACTTTAAAAATGAAATTGAAATACTCACAAAATCGGATATACATGAGTTAAAAGCCATACACGAGACTGTAGGGCAAACAATAGAAAAATTTAGAAATAATACCATAAATATATACCCTGGTGGCGGTGGAGAATATGGTTATATATCTAAAAATCCTGTAAAAATCAAAAGATACGAGCAAAAAACCACGCTGGAAAACTGGATGGGTTAA
- a CDS encoding tRNA pseudouridine(54/55) synthase Pus10, whose amino-acid sequence MDYENKILQKYNLCNRCYGRIYAKLMRMGNKDRGTSIKTVIAMNFEKKLKELFEEKNMIIESSTQTPLSETDEEKIKKIEEEIYEIQKNLTILRKTGLNGIKNEYIIEELLKDEIEEQKNEKNKDEDKKESKDDVENVDNTPLTPEQKCPWCKDVFNPENLEEISNKIVEALSEYEFDKFLIGTRLPKRMKELEKDLEVNFNESNMESLRNEFGRELGKILTNKLKKPVDKETPDIVVMVNPYNQKIYLQINPIFIKGRYKKTKRGIPQSHWDCRSCRGRGCEKCNFTGKQYPTSVEEIIAEPVMNIAKGSGEALHAAGREDIDVKMLGKGRPFVIEIKEPKIRKMDLDKITEEVNNSEGVEISNLEYGVKNDVRFFKNEPHTKTYCALVSIVEEKIENYNFEEESINELPEKLENLRIDQRTPHRVSHRRADLVRVRNVYKAWCEPIDNKLFKLTVYCDGGLYIKELISGDEGRTKPSISEILGVPCYCKLLTVMDVHDENNPANY is encoded by the coding sequence ATGGACTATGAAAACAAAATATTACAAAAATATAATCTATGTAATAGATGTTACGGCAGAATTTACGCCAAATTAATGAGAATGGGTAATAAAGATAGAGGAACTTCAATAAAAACTGTTATTGCAATGAACTTTGAAAAAAAACTCAAAGAATTATTTGAAGAAAAAAATATGATTATTGAATCATCCACTCAAACTCCATTGTCTGAAACTGATGAAGAAAAAATAAAAAAAATTGAAGAAGAAATATACGAAATTCAAAAAAATTTGACAATTCTAAGAAAAACTGGTTTAAATGGAATTAAAAATGAATATATTATCGAAGAATTGTTAAAAGATGAAATTGAAGAGCAGAAAAACGAAAAAAATAAAGACGAAGATAAAAAAGAAAGTAAAGACGATGTGGAAAACGTTGATAATACTCCATTAACACCCGAACAAAAGTGTCCTTGGTGTAAAGATGTATTTAATCCCGAAAATCTTGAAGAAATATCCAATAAAATCGTAGAAGCTCTTTCAGAATATGAATTTGATAAATTTTTAATAGGTACCAGGTTACCAAAAAGAATGAAAGAATTAGAAAAAGATTTAGAAGTTAACTTTAACGAAAGTAACATGGAAAGTTTAAGAAATGAATTTGGTAGGGAATTAGGCAAAATTTTAACAAATAAGTTGAAAAAGCCCGTCGATAAGGAAACCCCTGATATTGTAGTCATGGTAAACCCTTATAACCAAAAAATATACTTGCAGATAAACCCAATATTTATTAAAGGTAGGTATAAGAAAACAAAAAGAGGAATTCCTCAAAGCCATTGGGACTGTAGAAGTTGCAGGGGCAGAGGATGTGAAAAATGTAATTTCACAGGTAAACAGTACCCCACATCTGTTGAAGAAATAATAGCAGAACCTGTGATGAATATAGCAAAAGGTAGTGGAGAAGCGCTACATGCTGCAGGGCGTGAAGATATAGACGTGAAAATGCTTGGAAAAGGTAGACCTTTCGTTATAGAAATAAAAGAGCCAAAAATTAGAAAAATGGATTTAGATAAAATTACAGAAGAAGTAAATAATAGTGAAGGCGTAGAGATATCAAATTTAGAATATGGTGTAAAAAACGACGTAAGATTCTTCAAAAACGAACCCCATACAAAAACTTACTGTGCTCTAGTATCAATAGTTGAAGAAAAAATAGAAAACTATAATTTTGAAGAAGAAAGCATTAACGAATTACCAGAAAAGCTTGAAAATTTAAGAATCGACCAAAGAACACCCCATAGGGTATCACATAGACGTGCAGATTTAGTAAGAGTTAGAAATGTTTATAAAGCTTGGTGCGAACCAATTGATAACAAATTATTTAAATTGACTGTTTACTGTGATGGGGGATTATATATTAAAGAATTAATAAGCGGAGATGAAGGAAGAACCAAACCTTCAATATCTGAAATTTTAGGAGTCCCTTGTTACTGTAAACTACTTACAGTTATGGATGTTCATGATGAAAATAATCCTGCAAATTATTAA
- a CDS encoding 50S ribosomal protein L21e has product MQKSEGFRSKTRYKLQKHPRQRGLFPLTRALRVYKVGETVHVVLDPSVQKGMPHPKFHGKTGKIVAQRGSSYLVKVKDGGKYKDIIARPQHLRESKA; this is encoded by the coding sequence ATGCAAAAAAGCGAAGGATTTAGAAGCAAAACAAGATACAAATTACAAAAACACCCTAGACAAAGAGGCTTATTCCCATTGACTAGAGCTTTAAGAGTTTACAAAGTGGGAGAAACCGTTCACGTTGTATTGGACCCTTCAGTACAAAAAGGTATGCCACACCCTAAATTCCACGGTAAAACTGGAAAAATTGTTGCTCAAAGAGGTAGTTCATACTTAGTTAAAGTTAAAGATGGTGGAAAATACAAAGATATCATCGCAAGACCTCAACACTTGAGAGAATCAAAAGCATAA